The DNA region TGAATGAATGTATCATCCTGCTTGTGATCTTGCGTGTCGGCCTTTCAAATGAGTCAGACTGAAGGTGATATGCTTCTGTAGTCAGGTCCATCAGTTGTGACATCATGCTTTAAAGCAAAACAAGGATAATAATGGCTGTGGTTGAAAAACTACACTGATGAATTCATGAGGAAATTTGATGGAAGCTACAAATGTAGAAAAACTATATACATGTAAAACTATAACACATAACAtgtataaaaaatgtaatgtttcaCAATTTATTGCTTTAGGTCACAAAGTTGCCTTAAAATAATTAGTTATTAGTTTTTGCTTAaagttgattttatttttgttcttgttaATGATCATTCTACAGTTCCTTGTTGTTCCACGTCGTGAGCACAACTCACTCAAATTCATCATTTGGGGATGATGAATTTGATGTGCTGCACACTGATAGATAAAGTTCAACTCTGTTGTGGCTTCGTAGCTCAGTAGAAGcagatgtatttatttatgaacaTATCCTCAAAAAGGTGAAGCTTATGCTTCACAAACGTAAACTTTACGAATGATGGGTTTTTGAATCTTACTCCAAATCAGCAgtaatttttgtctttttgaatTAAACATAAATTGAAATATATGAATTATTCTTCCAATGttctttttgtatttgtgcatAAAGCAACAGCATGTGATGTTTGGTTTAGAAGGGAACCAGAAACTAATGTTTGCATCTTCTATTTAATAAAGATACGAGAGCACACAAAATTATATTTGAAACCATAACATTTTTCTTTGTCTTATGTGCAACAACTGATATGAAAGTTCAATTCATAGAATAATCTGCTAATCTAAACACAGCTGGCCTTGGCCTCACATTATCATTGCTTGGTCTGGGTCACAATTTGACATCCTGCACCTCAGCTTTGAAACTTGAATTAATCAATGTGAATTTCATGTTGAACCTTCCATCGTGCCATTAAAACATGATGGCCAGTGTGGTAGATCATTAACCAGATGTTCATTTCAGAGCACACTGTTCAACATGATTATAAGCTAAGAAACAGCAGGTTGTGTAAATCAAACAAAGATAAGGGTTTGACTGCACATGGCACCCGAAGCTTTTCTAAATGTATCGGATGACGAAGTTACGTAACTGCACTGGTCGACCCACCCAGTGCTCATCGTATAAATTCACCCACATCTGCTCCCACAGCTTTGCACTGCACACTGCTTCCTACTGTCTTACACCACAGCACAGGAACAGGAGACCACATCCAACTGAAGCCATGCAGACTGCCGAGGCTAAATTCAACAAAAACAACCTGCTTCTGACTCTGAGACGATACAGCTCAGCAGTCAGCGACATGGAGCAGACCATTCTCCTGCCGAGTCTACTGCGAGACGTGCCGTCTGATGAGATGGTGGACTCTGAATCAGCAGAGGAGAGCTGCAGAGACCTGTACAGCAACTACCTGATGCTCAAGGCCATAAGGAACACGGTGGAGAGCAGCCTGGTTCCCCTGGATGATCACAAGACCAAAAACAATGCAGTGATCAGCAAAACTCTGGAGCCTCTCATGGACACAGACCCTGAAGCTCTTTTCCGGTTCCACCTGAAGGGACTGTTTTCTGTGATGTGCAACCTTACCAAGAAGACCCAGAGCGTCACTGACAAATATATGGACATTATTGGAGTGGCAAACTAGAAAACAGCAAAGAACCCCCTGTATGAAAAGTGTTGAACATGCATTAAGTCTGTAATACAATCTAACTGTCTAAACTATTTACATGTGGTTACTGTAACATTCCCTCAGAAACTAAGTGTTATGCAAAAGTATTCATTAAATGAGcgtgacaaaaaaacaattgtTTCAAGGCTTGATTTCactttttatcattttatttacacaacTATATTCCACACAATATATGGCAGAGTTTTCACAAAAAGAACACTTGAGAATAAACTGCAGTCTGCAATCGCTTTCTCTTGCTCTGGCCGCACTTAGCGAATAGGGGTGAAAGGCTCCACAATCTCTGCAAAGGTCTTTTTTTCTAgtgagagaaaaaaaggaggaggaagattaAACACTTACTTGGGCCATGATTTTCCAAATTCTAATTTCTACAAACATGAGGAAGGAgtcctttgattaaataaatattaacgcgagaacaaacagaaatatttaatataCCATAAATCTATTGCTGACattgaaaatgtttgtttaatggcTGAGATGAGCAACTGACACTGACCCTCCCAGACACATAAACACTGCAGTGTCCTCACCCTTTGGTGCAAACTCCTCTGGGTGGAGTCTGATGTACTCGTACATATCTCGATCGTTTTTGGCGTTTGAGTAATTTTCATATTTTGTAATGTGGTAGCCGATAAACCAACCGATTGTTGCCAACAGGAACTGTCGATGGACACCTGAAGAAGAGCAAAGTAGATAGATGATATGACTGCGTTGTAAGCACAGATCAGCACCAAACTGTAACACAGGTCACACTTTTACACCTCAAAATACGAATGAAGAGGATTCAGAAGGTTTCATAAGGCCGTGCAGGTAGTGTattgttacagtaaataaattcattaacaataaaaacaaatacatcaaACATAGACTGTCAAATATAAAGATTAGAAGGGAAAACGCTCTGTCCATTATGTTCAAAACTAAagtgataaataaaaatatctttactCATCatccattttaaataaaaaggaactTATTTTCGTTTAATCCAGACACCTTCTAACAGCTGAGGAAGACAAATCTGTAGCCACACGTTCGgcgtgcaaaacaaaacaaagttagCTTACTTCATTGCTGCGACACAACGAGCGGATGCTCAGAATCAGATCTACGTTTGAAACCACTCGGACACAATATTAGAAACGTTTGACACTAAAGTGCATTTGCAAAAACAAAATAGAACCTGGAAGACGGTCCTCAGACATGCTAACCTGCTTTTATCGGCGGCCTGTGGTTAATGGCATTATGAAGCATCGCGGTGCACCAGCCCACGCCAGACAGCCACACCGAGTTCCTGTTAACGATTccgggaggagggagagacttGCCCTCGTCGGGTATGAAGCCCATGGCGACACCGtttcactttatttcaaaaACAGTTGTTGACCTCCCAGCTCGCCGCTTCTTCTCATCGGCTATCACCTCTCGTAGGAAGTCAAGGGCATGGTGCGCAACCGAATAAAGTGTCCGGGCACAACCACGGAGAAGCGCTTCAGTTCCTACTGATCAGTTTCCTAGCAACCAACGCCAGAAGACAAACTCCCCATGTAGGAATAAAAAGCCTTTGGGGGCGTTACATTAGTTTGAGTTTAGACCAAACGAGAACACTtttacaaacacatgcaaattaaTATTTGTGTTGCATTAACACAAGCAATCTCTGCATCACTGCATTACTGAACGATTCCAAACGTATAACTGAATAAGAACTAAAATATCGGATGGATTCTATCTGCAGTAGCAAACTGTGTAAGAAGTACTGAGTTGGTTTGCATGCGTACTGATGACGTCATCGAGTGCAGTCGTCCTCCTCCCTGAGCTGCTGAGGATACACGACCAGAGGAAACGATGCCCTGCCCAGCTATGGCTCTGCCCGCTTGATGAGGTGACCTATGCATACCAAGTAGTTATAAGTCCGGGGACATCCCCGTGTTTTGGTAAGTGCAAATTGCTTCCAGGCTCGACGCGCGCGACCTGACTTGCATTCTTCCCTTCCCGCTGCTGCAGATTTGTGCCAAAATGGCCAGAGTCGCAGGCTTTAGCCGCTAGTTgctaacgctgctgctgctgctagctTGGCTCTTAACAGCCATCATCGGCATTATGTGCGAGAAACGTGACGGCGGCTCGTTTTAAACGTGCTGGGAATGCTGCGCTGTTGATTCCCGTGAAAcggcgaggtggaggagggagtcGGGGAAGAGGTGCGACGGAGACGTGAACAACCCAGCGGGTCCCGTTGAAAAAGCCCAGAGCAAGGTGCAGCTCATGGAGGCTGACAGAGTAGTGCAAGCAACAGTTTGATTTGAGGCTACTGCTGTTATCGCCATTATTATTGTTTGCATCTGGATGTTTGGCTTCCATGAGAGCAGCATAGATAAAATCCCATGTTACAAGCAAAAACTGCTCAGAAGTGTAAGACAAgtataatacaatatatatttaatcCTTTATACCAGTGACATGGATGGTTATTACTAAGTATTAAAGCAATTAAATTAACACCACCAACAATcatctcagctgcagctccctttaatttttttcttgCGCAAGGGTTTAATATTTTTATCACTGTCcattctgttcctcctccatctcaaTCTGTGCTCACAGCTTCCACATGCACCGGACACCACACGTGCAGGCAGCGGCTTCAGTCGAGTGCTCTCCTCTCACTTTGGGCTTCACTCCTCTGTCTTTTCCAGTTTAGCGTGAGCATGGAAGATTATGACTACCTGTTCAAAATAGTGCTGATAGGAAATGCCGGAGTTGGGAAGACATGTCTGGTTCGACGCTTTACTCAGGTTTGTGTTgatcggttcttaggtgtttgCGGTTATACACTTTATTCTGGTCTAATCTAATCCTGTGTAATGCAATGGACTTTCAGGGCCTTTTCCCACCTGGACAGGGGGCTACTATTGGAGTAGATTTCATGATTAAAACTGTGGACATCAAAGGGGAGAAGGTCAAGGTACACAAAGActaaagtttatttttttatggtaAAATCATTTGCATGCACGCTTTGTAACAGGCGGGTGCTcagtttcctgtctgtctgttttgcaGCTGCAGATATGGGACACAGCTGGACAGGAGAGATTTCGCTCCATTACTCAGAGTTATTACCGCAGTGCCAATGCCCTCATTCTCACGTATGACATTACCTGTGAGGACTCCTTCAGGTGCCTTCCAGAGTGGCTGAGGGAGATTGAGCAGTATGCCAACAACCAAGTGGTGACTATATTAGTCGGTAAGAAACTTTCTTCATTGGAAATGTGTGAATAACCATGTGCTATAATTTAGTGGAACTGGCCTGATTTTTCTTCTGTGCCCACCTAAATGAATTAATTACTGAGCTGATGTCAGAGACTGTTCTAAATAGATCTGAAGACAAAGTCAGTTTGGTCTTTGTTAATAAGGTGTAGGATGAACTGTTTTTTGACAGGAATAAAAAGTTCACATGCTATCTTTGCTTCCActcaacccacacacacatgcaggcacatACACCTCCACTTCCATCTGCCTCATCCCACGCCCACGCCTGTTGGGTCTGTGCTGTGATGCAGGAAGCCACATTCTTACATGTTACGCATGTTGACGGACTGACTTGTATGTCTTCCAGGTAATAAAATAGATCTGGCAGAGAAGAGGGAGGTTCTCAGACAGCGAGCTGAGGACTTCGCTGAGGCTCAGAGCATGCTCTATCTGGAGACCTCAGCCAAAGAGTCCGACAACGTTGAGAAACTTTTCCTCGACTTGGCCTGCGAACTCATTCGAGAGGCCAAGCAGAACAAGCTGGATAACAATGACACTGCCCCAATGCCCGGTGAGGGTAAAACCATCAGTtacttgagctgctgcagccttatGTAGAGAGAGCTCAGCATTCTGGCCGTGGTATCTCAGTAGCCATTGACTGTAGAGGGCACACAGTTGAGACCCAAAGCCTCCGTCCCTCTACAATGGCATAAAGCCTCTTAGATCCATCATCTCTAGTCCCATGCCTTTGTGAGCTGTACAGGGGAGTTAGTCGACCTTAGTTTGGCCTTCCAGAAACAAGCATTTTAAGACAATGCCATTAGGAGAACATTACTCTCAGTGCAACAGGATGTAACGTTTGAGGCATCCAGGATTCTGAGTAGGGCTCAATTTTGTTCTCGTCTGTGTAACATTGCATTGTTTTAGGACTCGTTTTCATTCATCGTCAGTATTCACCAGCAGCAAAAACCTCCCCGGGCGTTTTATTACAGATTCCACTAAGCTCACAGAAAATGGAGAGGTTACGGTACTAAAtgtacatacagtgtgtgtttggagaagaTCCAGTCAGACCAAGATTTAAAGAAACTTTGCAAACTTATCCTGAAATTGGGTCGCACAATCAGTTATTTCCATTTAATTTCCACTGCTTTGAAAATAACATCCAATGGTCTTAACATCATAACATTATGTCTGCGTAGTTATTTACACCCATAAGTACAAACTGTGAAATATTTGTTCCCAATAGAAGAGTTTTACTTGCTGCTAAAATTTGTTGGTCATATACCATGAACAGTAACATACATATAAATACTACAATAACAGTATTTTGTGACGCCTTTATTTTCATGTATACTTGCAGTACTTGCCATTAATCAGTTGATAAAGTGTGAAGCAGGTGAAAAAACCTAGTCAGTAATTAGTAGACATTTGTTTAATTACTTGACATTTTATTTGCCAGCTGTTATTTTTACCCATGTGAATATTTCAGAATTTGTTGTTGTGCCTAACCATGAAATTTGTTCCAATTGGTTTGTTTATGTAGTTTTGTATGACCTGTATTTCatgagcttttattgtgaaatttgATTGTCTAGCATGTTTTGTCTTAATTTGTAGTGTCCAAAGTTCATCTTGCCATAACTGTTATGTACTGTATTGCACAATGTCATATACTGcacatttattttgtaacatgTTGTCTTTTGTTGTACTTGTAGTACATCTTGGCACTTTGCTTTTAAACGTTTTATTTCCTGTAATCCCTTTGTACGACCGGCGATCATTTGGTATTTGCCTTTTACCGTAGCTTTAACAGCTCTTACATATTGTTAATCTCTTGCATCTCCtcagaaacacaacagaaaacactACGGGgatattgtgctttttttcctttatgtgtataaaaaataatacctgaaaaatgactgtatacattaatattaaatagtTACACTGCATTCCGTGTACTTGTGTCATTGTTTGAAGGGAATGGTTGGAGTGGGGTCCTACTGGAACTGAACATCCTCCCGAATCATGCGCGACATGGCCATTCTTTGTAAAGAttagttttaatttttaaaaaggcTCATAATGAAATTTACATCACGTTGAAGATTACCATATTCTATTCCATTATTTTGTATGAAATATGTATACCGGTATTAAGTAATGTAGtcagaacaaaaaagatttgacAGACTACTAACTTACATGAGTTCAGTATATTGATAGATGCTTTTAAACTGAAActatacaataaaatataaacaatcACAACATTTCTTATGCTTTCGGCATCGGCGGTATGAATAAACTCAGACTCCCGTAATCCTATGCGAGCGTATTTCCCATAAGACCTTGCGCCCTTCTTGCTAACTTCTGCTAGGTGGCTACAGTTTACTAAAAGCAGTTAAATGTTTTGAAAGCGTGTGCGCGCGGCAGCTTCTGCCGCTGTTTACGTCGGTCACGTGCTGCTCCACGGCACGTCGGCGTTTGCTGACGGGACACTCTCGCTTCCTCTTTCCGCGGGACGGGTCTGTCGCTCCCGGCGCTGGGAGGAGGATGTGACCCGGCCGCCTCAGTgtggacagcagcagctgcagcgatgGGGGCTGGAGGCAGGGCCGCGGCTCTCTGCCTCCTGACGCTCGGCTTGACTTTCCACGTGACCGCTCTCAAATCGCAGCTTTTCGCCCGGTTTGGCGGCTCCTCTTCGTCCGGCGACAGCAACATTAGCTATGAAACTCTGTACTTTGTCCAGAAGGTGAGTTGAGCGTCTTTTAAATCAGGTCCAAATGATTATTAAAACACTGTTCTAATAGAGAGTCCTTCcgcttttcttctttctctttcacttcacttttaatGCTTCATGAGCTCAACgtaaaaaaacagtaataaataaaaagtatccCCAgacatgtaaataataaaatctgtGTTGATTGCTGTCTTATTGTTTATTAGctcattttgtgctttttagCTGCTTGTGATTCAAAGTCTGCAGTTTGCAATTTGCTGAATTTAACTTTTTTCTAAGTATAGACGTGTGCACCACCCTTGAAGTGTATAAATGTAAAGGTTTTTATTCTGCCTTTTCTGACATTGATTGATTCATTGTTTCAAGTATATTTCCAAAAATAGAAGCACTTAAGTCTACAGTAAGTACATCTTAGTCACAGTTTTAGTCAATAATTTACGAGGCTTCATTTCACTTGCTCTTTCTAAAGTGCACTTTAATCCCGCAGAAGCTGAGCGTTTTGTTCCTGAGACAATAGGTGTTTTCCTCCGACTTCCTGTAGTGAAGCCTCAGACTGGCTCGCGCTCGGAGCCGTAGCTGTGCCTCCTGGCTCTCTGCCGATAAAGGTCTCCAGGGGCCGCTCAATGCGAAACGCTTCACCTGCGGGCGCGTTGTGCTGCATTCATCCAGCCTTTACATTCCTCACTGGGTTTGAAGGAGGCTCAGTCTGCACATTGAGTTCACACGGCAGCAGGATAATAACACTGAATGGCTTCTGAACATTTATTCATATTCTTAACTTATATTTGCATCACATCCTGCAACTGAAGTCAGACTTTGTTTAGTCAAACGTGACAAATCAACAGACGTCTTTAGTTCGTTCTATTTTTAACACGcgttaaaatgttttttgcttCAGACATTAAGTAGTTTTGCTCTTTACTTTAGGCTTTGAGCTCTAAAACTGTGATTAGGGGTTCCATACATTTCTGATTCCTTAGGAACCAAAACGTTAATCAAGAAAAtagtaaagcaaataaatacaGGATAAATAAACACCAATTTTAGCTGTAAGTACTGCATTCGCCTACAGCGTGTGTTTGCACTTAACCAGCTCTGGGTTTGAGGACAATGCTCCACACCTGGTCCAGCCCACGGCATCCGGCCTAATCAGCCAAGCTGACAAGAAGATAAAGACAGTTTCCTCCCGCCTGGCGCCCGTTCTCTCATCTGAAGTGTTTCTGTTAGCCACACGACATGAAACACCTGTTGTCTTCCTCGACTAGAACGACAAATGAAATCCCTGCATTACACTTGTCACGTCTGATgctaaaataaacctgtgtgtgtgtgtgtgtgtgtgtgtgtgtgtgtgtgtgtgtgtgtgtgtgtgtgtgtgtgtgtgtgtgtgtgtgtgtgtgtgtgtgtgtgtgtgtgtgtgtgtgtgtgtgtgtgtgtgtgtgtgtgtgtgtgcgcacgcctGCTGGTACGACAGCACCAAGCGATCCTGCAGTTGTCCAGAGGAAATCCTCTTGACTCTGATTTCCCCCCGGACAATGAATGGAAGTGTCCTTTAGCATCCTCTAAATTAAACAGTTTACTGAGGGCTGTGCTGTGGCCGTTTCCCCCACGTCTCCCTCTGCCTGCGGCCACCACACGGTGGCGCCACCGATCAGATAGTGGGTTTCTTATAAGTTCAATCTCCTAGTTTGCAGCTGTGCATACTGAGTGGGTGTAAGCGGTACAGTACTCACCAAGGGGCCTTTCTGTGAAGAGTATTTCATGTTCAGCTGCGATTTGGTGTTTAGATGCTAGTTCAAAACATAGAAAACGTTTTaaattgcatgaagctttgttCGCTGATTCCTAATGTTACACTTTGGACGGTGGATGCAAGTGAAAGTGCCAGCCTTTTCTTTCAAACTGCCTCATGGTGCCCTCGCTCCTCCAAGCACTGCCAAGCGCCGAGGAGCTGAGGCTTGAATGAACACATTGAGACCCCAGAATCTTTCTGCTGTCATTGGCTCATAAAACTGCTGCCTCCTTTGTTTCCACCGAGCAGCGAGGAGGTGAAACCgaacaaaaacatttagaatGCGGCACTGGGGCTTTTCAGCTCGCTAACCTCATGGGGTTGTCTTCTCTGAAGTTCTTTTCTTAATACATAAATACAGGAAATCTAGTCGAACAGGGAGGACACCCTTGAGTCCCTGAGGTTCGATGAAAGCGTATGTGAGCTCAGCTAAAGTGGAACTAATGTGGCATCCTTTAAACTGGATCTGACAGCTTCTTCATACAAATTGGGGCTAATTACCCTCGAATCCAAGCTCGAGCCTGTCATTTCGCAACGCTGCGTCTGGCTGAGAGCCGGCTGTGACTGACCGGCAGCTCTGAGATGCTGTTTGTGCACAGGGGATTTTGATATGATTTGagcattgttttaatttttgacATCATATAATCTCATTGTGTTTGTAGAtgcttcagatttaaacaggaGTTTAATAGCGTGTCAtcatgtttgtgtcacagattGATCATTTTGGATTCCTAGAGGACGGTACGTTCAAACAGAGGTACCTCGTGGCAAACAAACACTGGAAGCAGCCCGGGGGACCCATTTTGTTCTACACCGGCAATGAAGGCGACATCACCTGGTTCTGCAACAACACTGTAACCGTCCCGTCCGGTCCCGTGCATCCTCCCCAGCATGCGATCCTCAGTCTCACTCTGTGCTCCTTTTGTCCCCAGGGCTTCATGTGGGAGATTGCGGAGGAACTGGGAGCCATGCTGGTTTTTGCAGAACATCGATACTATGGGGAATCTCTGCCATTTGGACAAGAGTCCTACAGCGTAAGTGGAGATGTCATGAAGTGAGGCAGCCGTATGCTTGGATTGGTGTTAAACTGTTGTTTTAGTTCTGGAAATATTATGAATTGCTTGCAGGACAGCAAACACCTGAACTACCTGACCTCGGAGCAGGCCCTGGCTGACTTTGCAGTGCTGATTCAGAGCCTGAAGAGCACCTTAGCTGGGGCTCAGCACAGCCCGGTCATCGCTGTTGGAGGTTCCTATGGAGGGATGCTGGCTGCCTGGTTCAGGATGAAATACCCTCATGTAGTTGTTGGGTGAGAAATTGCACCATTTGTGATCATTGTGATCATCTTAAACCAAGattctacagtacatgcagtaatagtacacacgcacacacacatacacgagCAAACTGCTTCTTAATTTTTTTGTCTTCCGACCCTCATCATCCTCTTATTAGCAGTGAAGTGTCTATAATAAACACCAGATGTTCATTTTAGCTAACAGGATGCATGTGAAGAAGTGCTTTATGATACTAGAGTTTTAATCTGCAATCTATTGACTTTGATGCTCAGCAAGCTTCTTCACGAGTGACCTGCGTGTGTTGTTCACACAGTGGATGCTCCATATGCATCACTCTGAAAAGGAAATGGTATAAAAGGTTTGTGCTTCTCGCGTTTCAGAGCTCTGGCCGCCTCTGCACCAATATGGCAGTTTCCTGGTTTGGTGCCATGTGGAGACTTCTACAAAATAGTAACGCAGGACTTTGCCAAAAGTGGACACAACTGTGACGCGAACATTAGGAATTCATGGAAGGCCATTAACAACGTCACCTCCACTGGTATGTcaccagcagagagaggagggtggGAGCAGCTGCCTTCTCTGTTATATGATAAGAAACATGACTTATGTGAATTTAGAATTAGGAATGTCCTGTTCATGATCGCAAAAACTCCTTCTCCAGAAAACTGGCAGCTgtttaatataattatatatatgttgAATGTAGTGGGTGCACATCCTCTAGATTAGTGTATGAGATAACTAATAATTGCTGCTCCACAATCTGTCAACCCAACATGTTCTTACCATTAAGTTAACCTTTAGTTGTTAATGAACTGTTTCCCAGTTAAAGCCTGACTTGCTGACACTTCTCTGCCGTCTTCTGATCAGCGTCTGGTCTCCAGTGGCTGTCGGAGGAGTTCAGCTTGTGCGCTCCTCTTAAGAGCCCAGTCGACATCATCGTCTTCAAGAGCTGGCTTCAGGAGACCTGGGTAAACCTGGCCATGGTGGACTACCCCTACGAGGCTAACTTCCTGCAGCCACTGCCTCCCTGGCCCATCCAGGTACTCACAGCCTCCAGTAAAATTCATGTCATAACCAGCAGTTCAAGAATTAGACAAGGCCGAAgtcttcataaaaacacagaagtCCCAGTTAAACCTCCAACCGGCATTTACTTCCTTGCAACGTCTGTCTAGCTTTGGTTAAGCGCCTGATTTGGCCCGACAGCCTGTccttaattgaattgaatgtggGATTCAGTCGATTGTGTTACAAGTGTTTGTTGTGGTCTTCCAAGCCTTTGTTTACAACAGCTGTCAATTAACTTCATTAATATTCATAAGGATCTAGTTCCTTTTGGGTTTTAAGTATTCTTTAGATGAGCAGCTACAAGTAAGCCACCATTCTTTTCTTCCCCCGCACCAATAGTCCTTTCATTTGCACACTCCGTCAGATCTCTGAGGTGTTCCTCTTAGGACGTTCACATGGCACCACAGAAAGAGGACATTTGCCCAGTGCAGCTCATGAGGCCGTAAAACAAAGGTCCACCACTCTGATCTGAATGGGACTGTTACAAATACTTCACCCGACACTTCATCTGAAAAACTAATCGCAGCAGCCAAACGCGAGGGGGAAAAACCCTGCAGTCGTTGATTCTGGCTAATTTAAAATATGACCCAAAGCTCCTTCCATGCAACGGCATTACAACACGTCCTGTGTGTCCATTGTTACAATACAGCGGATGTTTCTGGAGAGAGATTGACTCGGGTTCTAACCTTTAGCGCGTCACGTGCATGAACCGGGCCCTGCCTCGACCCCTCACCGACCATCAGCCTGTTGATCAAGTGCTGCTCACTCAGTGTAAAACCTCTACTCATGTGATGCAGTTTAGTTTTTGCTTAAACTATCCTTTAACCACTCTGGGTTTCTCTTCGAGC from Betta splendens chromosome 13, fBetSpl5.4, whole genome shotgun sequence includes:
- the rab30 gene encoding ras-related protein Rab-30 isoform X2 is translated as MEDYDYLFKIVLIGNAGVGKTCLVRRFTQGLFPPGQGATIGVDFMIKTVDIKGEKVKLQIWDTAGQERFRSITQSYYRSANALILTYDITCEDSFRCLPEWLREIEQYANNQVVTILVGNKIDLAEKREVLRQRAEDFAEAQSMLYLETSAKESDNVEKLFLDLACELIREAKQNKLDNNDTAPMPGEGKTISYLSCCSLM
- the rab30 gene encoding ras-related protein Rab-30 isoform X1 → MTSSSAVVLLPELLRIHDQRKRCPAQLWLCPLDEVTYAYQVVISPGTSPCFASTCTGHHTCRQRLQSSALLSLWASLLCLFQFSVSMEDYDYLFKIVLIGNAGVGKTCLVRRFTQGLFPPGQGATIGVDFMIKTVDIKGEKVKLQIWDTAGQERFRSITQSYYRSANALILTYDITCEDSFRCLPEWLREIEQYANNQVVTILVGNKIDLAEKREVLRQRAEDFAEAQSMLYLETSAKESDNVEKLFLDLACELIREAKQNKLDNNDTAPMPGEGKTISYLSCCSLM
- the ndufc2 gene encoding NADH dehydrogenase [ubiquinone] 1 subunit C2, which gives rise to MGFIPDEGKSLPPPGIVNRNSVWLSGVGWCTAMLHNAINHRPPIKAGVHRQFLLATIGWFIGYHITKYENYSNAKNDRDMYEYIRLHPEEFAPKEKKTFAEIVEPFTPIR
- the thrsp gene encoding mid1-interacting protein 1-B-like → MQTAEAKFNKNNLLLTLRRYSSAVSDMEQTILLPSLLRDVPSDEMVDSESAEESCRDLYSNYLMLKAIRNTVESSLVPLDDHKTKNNAVISKTLEPLMDTDPEALFRFHLKGLFSVMCNLTKKTQSVTDKYMDIIGVAN
- the prcp gene encoding lysosomal Pro-X carboxypeptidase, which gives rise to MGAGGRAAALCLLTLGLTFHVTALKSQLFARFGGSSSSGDSNISYETLYFVQKIDHFGFLEDGTFKQRYLVANKHWKQPGGPILFYTGNEGDITWFCNNTGFMWEIAEELGAMLVFAEHRYYGESLPFGQESYSDSKHLNYLTSEQALADFAVLIQSLKSTLAGAQHSPVIAVGGSYGGMLAAWFRMKYPHVVVGALAASAPIWQFPGLVPCGDFYKIVTQDFAKSGHNCDANIRNSWKAINNVTSTASGLQWLSEEFSLCAPLKSPVDIIVFKSWLQETWVNLAMVDYPYEANFLQPLPPWPIQVVCKFLAFDSAVSDHQLLRGVSRAAKVYYNYTGSASCLNTSQTATGSLGFLGWFYQACTEMVMPMCTDGVQDMFEPEQWNFQAFSDECHAMFGVRPRADWAGAVYGGKDIASHSNIIFSNGGLDPWSSGGVTRNLTGTLVSILIPDGAHHLDLRYSNARDPASVRAARQLEVKHFQQWIKTASTPGL